aaaattattattactatcggAAAAAAACCACGTGGTGACACGTGGCATTTGAGCAGATGCAGGTGTTCTGGGCAGCCCCGGCGTACACATGACGCTTGAGTTGCCTGCATGTGTGTTGGTAGAACAAGCGCACACGTGGTGCTTGGGCTCCTGCCTAAATGCTGGGCACATCCCTGCACACATTGGGGTGCCTGCCTGCGGGCTGGTCACACCCCAACATATACGTGGCATTTGGATTATTGGCTGTGTAAGAcccaaaattaactttaaatagTCTTGAGTTCTGCCAGTGTTATAacccaactttttttaaaaaatgaaaggagaGCTTGCGACGTGCATGCCACTAACTAGTTATTATCTATAATGCATGCAACATAAACAACACTTCGATGATCTATTGTACATGgcctttttattaattaaggtAGATTAACCATTGTGGAATGTTAGGACCAAAGCATCTTGCAAACTGGTATTTCTCATTACATTGGAAATTGCGTGCTAGAAAACTTAAATCTATACCGTTTTCATGTAGGCCTCCAAACAAAACGCCGCGTTTCAATATTCAATATGTTCCCgcaaataaattagaatttcCTCTTGTTTTAAGCTCAGCGGTGCTCAACAGTAGTTTCTTCCTAGGAAAACCAATTGGCGTttcatgattttgatatgtatatataaagttCACATGCATTAAGATTTTTTGCCTGCAGGTTGCTTGTTGACCAACACGTAATTAAGAATTAACGAATGACTCACGCCGAATCTTGGATTCCAGTATATAtactttgtttaattaaatggGTGTACCCTGAACAAATGGAGACGAAATTAATAAAAGCGAATCATACTTTCTTGAATCCTGATATATAAAtcgaggggaagaaaaaaaaactcgtagagttttcgtgatttgttgagttcacataattttatttttcaaaaaaaaaatatacaaacctttccaatttgtttttgtcataaaaaaatcttaattaaaaataaaaaaactcatgtatgtgattaattaataaaataagagTTATTTGCgttagtaaatatatatataaaaatcattaataataaataaagattaaaatagaaaagacaaggATAGATGtgaatcaaaatatttgatctagCAACACGAGGCATCTACTCagttatgtttaataattttttttatttgaataaattctttatttaattaaatgattatcaATGCCAATAAAACTATATctatccaataatttttttttaaatataattaagtgaGCATCTCATGCTTACATTTGATCAATTAAATGTAgaggataaatttaaaaaggatGGCAAATAAAACAtcctatataaaacaaataaaaaaaatcaatggatctcaatctctaattaaacaaatgttgaaggatgaaactgaaaaatataaaattaacaaaaaataaaataaagcaaactCATGTGAATTTTCTAGACCCAGATTAATCTCCCTAACACGCAACTTGTGAAATCTTAGATCCAAGTTAATaagctaaatttttaacaaatttaaaattaaatggtaaaattaaaaaaaaaaattaattgaaagtgCTTAACTgttacttttaaatttgataatgataaataaactCCCTGAAATTATTGAAGCAGCTGtgttacttgttttttaatagtaaaataaatattttattgtggattgctgGATTAAGAAAACCAATCCTTTTAGAGTTCCTGTTAATAATCCAAGAGAATGAACTATGATAAGCGTAGCAGCCACAGTTTTCAATCAATTATTTGCAATattatcttatatataatcaatcaTAAGCAACAACCCCTATAGGAATATGACccatcattcttcttctttttctcctgGTTGCTACTGTACTTtgccttttttcattttcaacaacAGCCCTCCGAGCAGTGTTTAAGCAGATCTGAAGTTATCACCTGCAAAAGCAACGGAGACCCTACAGTTGGGTCCCTGCATTTTTGTTGTGATTCACAACTGGCTGGTAAAGTTGACAATGAACTGCCCCCAACCTCATCGTGTAATAATGCACTGCCATTTCTTTTCCCCTCTCTACGCTTCCCGGAAATCGCTCCCCGCCCCCCTTTACGATGTAactgtagtttttttataatttcatttaaattgctttcttaaaaaatatttccttaAAAATACATCTCATGGAGATGTGCATCTGGGGGCCTGGCCAGGCGCTTGAAACTAAGATATCGCTGTCGTTTTAGAAAAGGTGAGTCGTAAAAGGTCCGGTGGTGTGCTTGGACTCTTGCAAACAATGTTGCAGAGGGTAAATCCACCATCTTTGTTGTCATTGTAACCACCTCTCTCCTTTCGTTTTATCACACCAACTTTTAATTAATCATAGAGGTAAGTGTTGTTTTGGGAAAAGGGGGGGCGGAAAGGGAGATTACTAAAGTTTTAAACTCAATTAGTAGATGGTTAACAACTTTCTTATTCAATACCAGCTGCTGTTGTAGAAATCTCATGCTTAGATTTTGCGCAAGAACTTGAGGTTTTGTTTGGTAAAActcacaaaattatttttgttataaataactTGTAACAaggataaatttaaatttaaaagttaaaaaataaaaaatttatttttttattaaatcaagatCTCGATCAATTTTGTAGTAAACCTTTgacaagttaaaaattaaaaaaaatattaacattttattaaatcaaaattctgagtcgattttataatattttttaatgtaaatcaagatttatttttaatcaaatatatttataactttttaaaattataaattagaaatcaatttataaaaatcataacagGCTACAATGGTTAAACACGAATATCATCAGCGCACAATTAATTGGTAAGGATCatttattataatgaaaaagaCACATATAAGGTATATGTGTATGCACAGGTTGCTCCACCGACAGATGCACACAGCTTCAGCCAGACCGTTCCAAAACAGAACAACTGTATTCGACGACTTTTCTCTGGTCTACAACCCAAACTTtagttattatttatgtttttttttcttttattaatatatataattctcaatttatttgatagtatatatttataaatttttaatttttaatttatttgttttactataaaaatatattttaaaaaaaattatttaaaaaagcgAGTTAAGTATAAAGTAGTTGATGCTATATGCCGAACTATCCCGACATTTGTCAGTTGCAAACTAGTAATGATGATAGATCCAACAAAATGGAGGTGGTGGAACTGCTTTTAAAGCTGCAGCCACCAAATATATACCCTTTTACACGGCTGAAACGTGTTCACATTTTCGCTAATTTCCATTAGAATATTTGTGATTTGTGTTCCTCTGGATAATCCATGTTTACTTGGAAAACCcatgttcattttctttttgcaagAGAGACTTGACCCTCATATCTTTTCAAAGAGAGAAACCTGTGCGCCATTAAATTTTGAGGCCGATGGCCTCTCTGTCAAAGTATTAAGGTAGAAAAGGGGTATTTCCGAGGTGGTCAAACAATTGAAAACAATCTAGAACCGAGCGAGTCTCATTTCCAAAAGAACTACATTCATGCCATAACGTAATTAGCACGAACACAGTGATCAATGTCGGCATTGCATTTAAAACCCCTTTCGTTTCCCCCCTTCCTGGCCAGATTGCTGAGACAAGCACATGTGACATTATAACTCCCTGGCTTGAAATTGAGGGAACCATTTTAGAATCATTAACTAATTTCATTGTCTAGTTATTGGGTTAGGTAATAAATGCCTTTACTTAGtttgacattttaattttttatcaattaatttgacATTAACCTTCGAAAATCTAACTTGAAAAATCCCAACTattacaaatcaaaatcaataactAATTATATGATCATCACCTTTATATCTAATTCACTGTTTTAAAAACTTTCAGTACACATTAGTATTACTCTCgctatatctatatatatatatatatattaaataacaaCCTGACGCCTTAAGACCTTGGTTTTCCACCGTAAGCTTGCTTGCATATAGAACTTGGCTTCTGCGAAGGCATGCACAGCTGAGACGAACCTGGACATGCTTGGAGACAATTATCCCCTATGCTACCGGAAACCGACCTGTCTGCGGCGAAAAAAGCCGGTGGTGGCTTTCCAATCAAGAAATTCCCATCGAGAAACAGCCTTCTCAAACTCTTCTTTCGACTATACTCCAATGGGATCGTGCCACGTAAGCTGTTGTATCTTAGTGACAATGATGACAGCAGTGGATAATCAGCAAAATGCAAGGGGGCGTTTCCCTCGATTTTATTGAACCCAAGATCAACAGCCACGAGGTCACTGTTAGCAGGCTTTGGGATCTCGAGACGTGTCAAGCTGTTATTGGCTAAATCAACTTGTTGAAGCGCAGGTAAGAGAAAGAACCAAGATTCTAGAGTGCCAGTGAGCGAGTTTTCACTGAGTTCGACTACTTCTAACTGAGTTAAGCTGTCAAAGGATGATTTTGATAATGATCCAGACAAAGAATTGGCCTTCAAAGCCAGTTCTAGCAAGTTATATGGTAGTTTTGGTAAAGACCCAGTTAGTTTGTTGTAACTAAGGTCGAGTCTCCTTAAGCTTGACATTGAATTCATGGTTTTTGGGAGATAACCAGATAAAGAATTATGTGAAAGGTCTAAAGATTCGAGGGATTTAAGGTTGGTGATTGAGTCAGGGACCGAGCCGGAGAACGAGTTGGAACGGAGAGTCAGGGTTTGGAGGTTGATCAGAGAGGAGATGGAGGAGGGGATAGGACCGAAGAAGTTGTTATCTGCGAGGTCGAGGATAATGAGGCTGGTGAGTTGGGAAGTGAGTGGGGTGAGTCGCCCTGAGTAGCCAGCTGAATCAAGAGTGAGTTGTGTGACTCGAGTTGAGTCAGGGGAACAGGTGATGCCACAGGTGAAGCGGGTTCGGCGAGGGACAGCACAGGGGTCGGCGATGAAGTCCCATGAAGCCAGGCAAGACCAAGGTTGGATTGAACTTGGCTTGACTGAGGCTCTGAAGGCTTTGAGAGCTGAGATGTCTTGTGGTAAGGTGAGAGACGAAGCTATGAGATTTTTGGTGCTGAAAAGAATAGAGAAGGTAAGCAGGAGCTGAAGGATGCTAGGCAGCATTTTCGCAGGTTAGAGATTTTTGGGACTCGAGAGGACAGGGAGGAGAAGTTGGGGGGGCTGTGCGTGTGGAATTTGAGTTTCTATGAGTTTTATGTATGGCTGGAGAGCACTTCAAAAGTTGGAGTTAGTGCATGTTCAGACAGGTACATGTTTGTATCAAGATATTTATAATGTGGGGGTGAATTTACTGTTGTTAGGATGCCCAAGTGCatgatttgtgattttttgttgGTTGAGCTCAGGGCTTTTTGAATACAAAGAAATTGCATTGCTGGGGCTTGGAGCATAACAAATTATTTGGAATTGTCGAGTTTTCCAGTGACACAATTAACATTTTCTAATGTTACCATGATAACACCCACAACTTCGAAACATATAAACATGGTTTCATGTCATAGTTTTCGTCATTCAAAGAACTTGACGTCAGATTctcgagagaaaaaaaggacTTTATGTCAGCAATTAGTTTAAAACGATAGCAATTATATGTTGAAATCCATCTCCACCTTACTGATCCTTTTCCTCTATCATCTATCTCtacaaattaagttttattagtgtatgatatatatatatatatatatatatatatatatatatatatatatatatatatatatatatatgtgtgtgtgtgtggttgtTCAGGTCAGCTTGcttgcacctcgactaattccacgagcCGTTGAAGTCAACAACCATGTATACCTTTAATaatcatcatattaacaactatAGAGCTCGAACTTAAGATCACAGGGGGAACAAACCCTATAATTTCAAGTTCTTATCACTAGGTCACCTACTAGatgatttaatgtttgatatattaataaataggCAAGCATTGCGATTAGTTTTCTAAGGACATTTTAAGATGTAAATTCCACGTTCATCAattatgtaaagaaaaaaaaaagaaattacacaacttttttttaacaataaaaactttGAATGAAATTTCCTTACTACatgtttattaataattatttttagtttgattaCATAAAAGATCATGTTATAAATGTATATTGTATAGCTTTTTGCTTAACATAAACAAGGAAAATGACTACTATACAGGATCAATTCATTTTAAGGTCTCGTAAGTAATtgttcaaaactttattttaatatatagggtaaattttatctcatttacattcttattattttttaattaagtattttttaggaaatatcAAATCATGTGTGATATAATTTGtagtatttcttttttcaaaagtggagtataattaaaatttttaagtaaATATGCATCGAGAATATAAAATATCTCATATACATATAATATTGCAAATGATATTCCACTATACAACTTTTCTGGAGTCAAGTGGATACAATGCAATATTTGAAGTTACGTACGAAGGTCTCTATAAATATGAATTAACGGTTCTAACAAATGATGTATGCAAGTCTCTGTAATATTCAAAgcatcattttaaaatatgggTAGCCCCCCACTTGGCAGTACAACGGCTTGTATAATAGTAACACGATgatatataaatcataaatactAGGGtgaaaatcttgattttaacACACGAACAAGGTTGCATGTGCAAGAGACCCATTTATTCACTAATCACATGGTGCCACATATGAAGACTTGGGCGCTACCTGAGGCCGAGAGAGAGAGGAACAATTTCACAGAACAACAGAACAAACAATTAGAAGACAGTGTTCTCATTTTCGCACGAATGTTGTTTGATAAGTGTGGCTCAATACTAAACTAACTAATTCATGGAAGTTGACGACTccaagtataaattaaaaagacatgGATATACTAGCCAGACCATGTCGAGGTATACTTACTGTTCAAAAGATGCCTAACTAAGTGTTCTTGTAAGGCAGACTGAAAGGTTGgttattgtttaataaaattttagacaGCTACTGCACAGCAAATATTAAACGACTAGAAAATAGCTGTCATGTCTGATAGTCCCACTGATATTTTCCCCTCGAAAAAACCTTGTCGTGATCAGAAACCTATTTCCATTAGTTTCATTTTCCCTGCTCAGCATagcattttcttcaattttcagatttttaatcAGCAATCGCGGGTAGATAATCGGCAATAG
This region of Populus trichocarpa isolate Nisqually-1 chromosome 9, P.trichocarpa_v4.1, whole genome shotgun sequence genomic DNA includes:
- the LOC7457551 gene encoding probable LRR receptor-like serine/threonine-protein kinase IRK; this encodes MLPSILQLLLTFSILFSTKNLIASSLTLPQDISALKAFRASVKPSSIQPWSCLASWDFIADPCAVPRRTRFTCGITCSPDSTRVTQLTLDSAGYSGRLTPLTSQLTSLIILDLADNNFFGPIPSSISSLINLQTLTLRSNSFSGSVPDSITNLKSLESLDLSHNSLSGYLPKTMNSMSSLRRLDLSYNKLTGSLPKLPYNLLELALKANSLSGSLSKSSFDSLTQLEVVELSENSLTGTLESWFFLLPALQQVDLANNSLTRLEIPKPANSDLVAVDLGFNKIEGNAPLHFADYPLLSSLSLRYNSLRGTIPLEYSRKKSLRRLFLDGNFLIGKPPPAFFAADRSVSGSIGDNCLQACPGSSQLCMPSQKPSSICKQAYGGKPRS